A single region of the Paraburkholderia sp. SOS3 genome encodes:
- a CDS encoding ATP-binding domain-containing protein — MARIVPDDWKHVAAAGAAAREIETLKLLEEALPAGYTVYHGVHWTRVNQGFSVFGEADFVIVSPSGRVMIVEQKTGFLRETPKGLVKAYLQTERNVAIALARTIEGLHRRFTAAFGAGAYFIEGLLYCPDHAVKDAAIAGVDPARIVDATKKERLAAIIREALPADEPRLPCAAKIHHFLADELSLTPDASALVGQAGTLVTRLAGGLATWARRLEFTPFRLRVIGTAGSGKTQLAVQVMNDAVARGERPLYVCFNRPLADHIARVAPPEAKVANYHQLCDWIARDSGRTPDFAAPDVFAQLETVFAQTPIDSRWQYDVLIVDEGQDFREAWVPALERVLRPGGAWWWLEDPLQNLYMREPVALPGWTVLKESTNYRSPRDILEYLRDVVGATVPHAAGLTAASPFDGSDIALSIYDEAQAADSCVDATKRAITQALSLGFRKQDIVVLSFRGREGSVLASLDQLGPHRVRSFTGKYDLFGNPEYRDGDVLLESIYRFKGQAAPCVILTEVDFDAFDERSARKLFVGATRATMKLIVVASERAARHLQRGTGEAGENAGMAAVSPSATH; from the coding sequence ATGGCCCGCATCGTTCCCGACGACTGGAAGCACGTCGCCGCCGCCGGCGCCGCCGCCCGCGAAATCGAAACGCTGAAGCTGCTCGAAGAGGCGCTGCCCGCCGGCTACACCGTCTATCACGGCGTGCATTGGACGCGCGTCAATCAGGGCTTTTCGGTATTCGGCGAAGCGGATTTCGTGATCGTCTCGCCGTCGGGGCGCGTCATGATCGTCGAGCAGAAAACGGGCTTTCTGCGCGAAACGCCGAAGGGCCTCGTCAAGGCGTACCTGCAGACCGAGCGTAACGTGGCGATTGCGCTCGCGCGCACGATCGAAGGCCTTCATCGCCGCTTCACCGCGGCCTTCGGCGCGGGCGCGTATTTCATCGAAGGGCTGCTGTACTGCCCCGATCATGCAGTCAAGGACGCGGCAATTGCCGGCGTGGACCCGGCGCGTATCGTCGACGCGACGAAGAAGGAGCGACTCGCCGCGATCATCCGCGAAGCGCTGCCGGCCGACGAGCCGCGTTTGCCATGCGCGGCCAAGATCCATCATTTCCTCGCCGACGAGCTGTCGCTGACGCCCGATGCGAGCGCGCTGGTCGGACAGGCGGGCACGCTCGTCACACGGCTCGCTGGCGGCCTCGCGACGTGGGCGCGCCGCCTCGAATTCACACCGTTCCGGCTGCGCGTGATCGGCACGGCCGGTTCGGGCAAGACGCAGCTCGCGGTGCAGGTGATGAACGACGCGGTCGCGCGCGGCGAGCGGCCGCTTTACGTGTGCTTCAACCGGCCGCTCGCCGATCATATTGCGCGCGTCGCGCCGCCCGAAGCGAAGGTCGCGAACTATCACCAGCTCTGCGACTGGATTGCGCGCGACAGCGGCCGCACGCCGGACTTCGCCGCGCCGGACGTATTTGCGCAGCTCGAAACGGTATTCGCGCAGACGCCGATCGATTCGCGCTGGCAATACGACGTGCTGATCGTCGACGAAGGGCAGGACTTCCGCGAGGCATGGGTGCCGGCGCTCGAGCGCGTGCTGCGGCCGGGCGGCGCGTGGTGGTGGCTCGAAGATCCGCTGCAGAATCTTTATATGCGCGAGCCGGTCGCGCTGCCGGGCTGGACCGTGCTGAAGGAATCGACGAACTACCGCAGTCCGCGCGACATTCTCGAGTATCTGCGCGACGTGGTCGGCGCAACGGTGCCGCATGCGGCCGGTCTTACCGCGGCGAGTCCGTTCGACGGCTCCGACATCGCGCTATCGATCTACGACGAAGCGCAAGCCGCCGACAGCTGCGTCGACGCGACGAAGCGCGCGATCACGCAGGCGCTGTCGCTCGGCTTTCGCAAGCAGGACATCGTCGTGTTGTCGTTTCGCGGGCGCGAAGGCTCGGTGCTCGCGTCGCTCGATCAGTTGGGGCCGCACCGCGTGCGCAGCTTCACCGGCAAATACGATCTGTTCGGCAACCCCGAGTACCGTGATGGCGACGTGCTGCTCGAATCGATCTATCGCTTCAAGGGGCAGGCCGCGCCGTGCGTGATTCTCACTGAAGTCGACTTCGATGCATTCGACGAGCGCAGCGCGAGGAAACTTTTCGTCGGTGCGACGCGCGCGACGATGAAGCTGATCGTCGTCGCATCGGAGCGTGCCGCGCGGCATCTGCAGCGAGGCACGGGCGAAGCAGGCGAAAACGCCGGGATGGCCGCGGTCAGCCCCAGCGCGACGCATTGA